The following proteins are encoded in a genomic region of Amycolatopsis sulphurea:
- the rplU gene encoding 50S ribosomal protein L21, whose product MSAYAIVKTGGKQYKVAVGDVVEVEKLEGEPGTEHTFTAVLFVDGGQVTTDADALAKVSVTGKVVEQTKGPKIRIHKFKNKTGYHKRQGHRQKLTRVEVTAISQ is encoded by the coding sequence GTGTCGGCGTACGCGATCGTCAAGACCGGCGGCAAGCAGTACAAGGTGGCCGTCGGCGACGTCGTCGAGGTCGAGAAGCTCGAGGGCGAGCCGGGCACCGAGCACACCTTCACCGCCGTGCTGTTCGTCGACGGTGGCCAGGTCACCACGGACGCCGATGCGCTGGCGAAGGTCTCGGTCACCGGCAAGGTCGTCGAGCAGACCAAGGGTCCGAAGATCCGGATCCACAAGTTCAAGAACAAGACCGGCTACCACAAGCGCCAGGGTCACCGGCAGAAGCTGACCCGCGTCGAGGTCACCGCGATCTCCCAGTAA
- the rpmA gene encoding 50S ribosomal protein L27: MAHKKGASSSRNGRDSNAQRLGVKRFGGQQVNAGEIIIRQRGTKFHPGVNVGRGGDDTLFALAAGAVKFGAKRGRKTVNIEP, translated from the coding sequence ATGGCTCACAAGAAGGGTGCGTCCAGCTCCCGCAACGGTCGTGATTCGAACGCGCAGCGCCTCGGCGTGAAGCGCTTCGGCGGCCAGCAGGTCAACGCGGGCGAGATCATCATCCGCCAGCGGGGCACCAAGTTCCACCCCGGCGTGAACGTCGGCCGCGGCGGCGACGACACGCTGTTCGCGCTGGCTGCCGGTGCGGTCAAGTTCGGTGCGAAGCGCGGCCGCAAGACCGTCAACATCGAGCCGTAA
- the obgE gene encoding GTPase ObgE, with the protein MASRFVDRAVIHLTAGDGGNGCASVHREKFKPLGGPDGGNGGNGGDVTLVVDPSVHTLLDFHFRPHARAGNGKMGMGSNRNGAAGQPLEMRVPAGTVVFTEDGELVADLVNPGTRFVAAQGGRGGLGNAALASKARKAPGFALLGEPGESRNLVLELRSVADVGLLGFPSAGKSSLISVLSAAKPKIADYPFTTLVPNLGVITAGSTVYTMADVPGLIPGASEGRGLGLDFLRHIERCAVLVHVVDCATLEPGRDPVSDVDALEAELARYTPRLGGKLEERPRVVVLNKIDVPEAAELAEFVRTDFEERGLRVFEVSTASRRGLRELSFALAEVVTAYREAQPVLEPEKIVLRPLAVDDTGFTVSPDPEEEGAFVVQGARPERWIRQTNFANDEAVGYLADRLNRLGVEDALAKRGAKPGSPVTIGDIQFEWEPSTPGAAVHLSGRGTDVRLERNDRVGAAERKEARRIRRDGPDEPEDGPDDEPAGLADDLGEVWTDEDPAAPEQDR; encoded by the coding sequence ATGGCGTCCCGGTTCGTGGACCGTGCGGTCATCCATCTGACCGCCGGTGACGGGGGCAACGGATGCGCCTCGGTGCACCGTGAGAAGTTCAAGCCGCTCGGCGGCCCGGACGGCGGCAACGGCGGCAACGGCGGCGACGTCACGCTCGTCGTCGACCCCAGCGTGCACACCCTGCTCGACTTCCACTTCCGCCCGCACGCCCGCGCCGGCAACGGCAAGATGGGCATGGGCAGCAACCGCAACGGCGCCGCCGGCCAGCCGCTGGAGATGCGCGTCCCGGCCGGCACCGTGGTGTTCACCGAGGACGGCGAGCTGGTGGCCGACCTGGTCAACCCGGGCACCCGGTTCGTCGCCGCGCAGGGCGGCCGGGGCGGGCTGGGCAACGCGGCGCTGGCCTCAAAGGCCCGCAAGGCACCCGGTTTCGCGCTGCTGGGCGAGCCGGGGGAAAGCCGCAACCTGGTGCTGGAGCTGCGTTCGGTGGCCGACGTCGGGCTGCTCGGCTTCCCGTCCGCGGGCAAATCCTCGCTGATCTCCGTGCTGTCCGCGGCCAAGCCGAAGATCGCCGACTACCCGTTCACCACGCTGGTGCCGAACCTCGGCGTGATCACCGCCGGGTCCACTGTGTACACGATGGCGGATGTGCCCGGCCTGATTCCCGGCGCTTCCGAGGGCCGCGGCCTGGGGCTGGACTTCCTGCGCCACATCGAGCGCTGCGCGGTACTGGTGCACGTGGTCGACTGCGCCACCCTCGAACCCGGTCGCGATCCAGTGTCCGATGTGGACGCGCTGGAGGCGGAGCTGGCCCGCTACACCCCCCGCCTGGGCGGCAAGCTCGAAGAGCGCCCGCGGGTGGTCGTGCTGAACAAGATCGACGTCCCGGAAGCGGCGGAGCTGGCCGAATTCGTGCGCACCGACTTCGAGGAACGCGGGCTGCGGGTGTTCGAGGTGTCCACCGCCTCGCGCAGGGGCCTGCGGGAATTGAGCTTCGCCCTCGCCGAGGTCGTCACGGCCTATCGCGAGGCACAGCCGGTGCTGGAGCCGGAAAAGATCGTTCTGCGCCCGCTCGCGGTCGACGACACCGGGTTCACCGTGTCGCCCGACCCCGAAGAGGAGGGCGCGTTCGTCGTCCAGGGCGCCCGGCCGGAACGCTGGATCCGGCAGACCAACTTCGCCAACGACGAGGCGGTCGGCTACCTGGCCGACCGGCTCAACCGCCTCGGCGTCGAGGACGCGCTGGCCAAACGCGGCGCGAAACCGGGCAGCCCGGTCACCATCGGCGACATCCAGTTCGAATGGGAGCCGTCCACGCCCGGGGCCGCCGTGCACCTGTCCGGCCGGGGCACCGACGTCCGGCTGGAGCGCAACGACCGGGTCGGCGCAGCCGAACGCAAGGAAGCCCGGCGGATCCGCCGGGACGGCCCGGACGAGCCCGAGGACGGCCCGGACGACGAGCCGGCCGGCCTCGCCGACGACCTCGGCGAGGTGTGGACCGACGAGGATCCGGCCGCCCCGGAGCAGGACCGGTGA
- the proB gene encoding glutamate 5-kinase: protein MNGTRQAIAEARRLVVKVGSSALTTAGSGLDVARLDALVDAIADRARRGAQIVLVSSGAIGAGLAPLELGKRPRDLATQQAAASVGQLALAHAYAESFGRYALTVGQVLLTSDDVVRRSHYRNAQRTFSRLLALGAVPVVNENDTVATQEIRFGDNDRLAALVAHLIGADALVLLSDVDGLYDGDPRSGATRRIAEVHSESDVDGISVGMSSSGLGTGGMVSKLAAARTAAGAGIPVLLAAAANAADALGRAEVGTAFTPADTRLSARRFWLGYATDATGKLRLDEGAVQAILRRRSLLSAGITGLDGDFQAGDVVDLVDPADLPVARGVVAFDAAELPALIGRSSHELPVEQRREVVHADDLVPLRR, encoded by the coding sequence GTGAACGGGACCCGGCAGGCGATCGCCGAGGCCCGCAGGCTCGTGGTCAAGGTCGGCTCGTCCGCGCTGACCACCGCGGGCAGCGGGCTCGACGTGGCCCGGCTGGACGCGCTGGTCGACGCGATCGCCGACCGGGCACGGCGCGGCGCACAGATCGTGCTCGTGTCCTCGGGCGCGATCGGCGCCGGTCTGGCGCCGCTGGAGCTGGGCAAACGCCCGCGTGACCTGGCCACCCAGCAGGCCGCCGCGAGCGTCGGCCAGCTCGCGCTCGCGCACGCGTACGCGGAGTCGTTCGGCCGGTACGCGCTCACCGTCGGCCAGGTCCTGCTGACCTCGGACGACGTGGTCCGCCGGTCCCACTACCGCAACGCGCAGCGCACTTTCTCCCGGCTGCTCGCCCTCGGCGCGGTGCCCGTGGTGAACGAGAACGACACCGTGGCCACCCAGGAGATCCGGTTCGGCGACAACGACCGGCTGGCCGCACTGGTGGCCCACCTGATCGGTGCCGACGCACTCGTCCTGCTGTCCGATGTGGACGGACTGTACGACGGGGATCCGCGCTCCGGCGCCACCCGCCGCATCGCCGAGGTGCACAGCGAGTCCGATGTAGACGGAATCTCGGTCGGCATGTCCTCCTCCGGCCTCGGCACCGGCGGCATGGTCTCGAAACTCGCCGCCGCCCGCACCGCGGCCGGCGCCGGCATCCCCGTCCTGCTCGCCGCCGCCGCGAACGCCGCCGACGCGCTCGGCAGGGCCGAGGTCGGCACCGCGTTCACCCCCGCCGACACCCGCCTGTCCGCTCGGCGTTTCTGGCTCGGCTACGCCACCGACGCCACCGGCAAACTCCGCCTCGACGAAGGCGCGGTCCAGGCCATCCTGCGCCGCCGCTCGCTCCTGTCCGCCGGCATCACCGGCCTCGACGGCGATTTCCAGGCCGGCGACGTGGTCGACCTCGTCGACCCGGCCGACCTCCCTGTCGCGCGCGGCGTGGTTGCCTTCGATGCGGCTGAGCTGCCTGCGTTGATCGGCCGTTCCAGCCATGAGCTTCCGGTGGAGCAGCGTCGTGAGGTGGTGCACGCGGATGATTTGGTGCCGCTGCGCCGCTGA